A window from Streptomyces subrutilus encodes these proteins:
- the dxr gene encoding 1-deoxy-D-xylulose-5-phosphate reductoisomerase produces the protein MSDRPAPLADPHVLFDPAAGRRDIVILGSTGSIGTQAIDLALRNPDRFRVSALSAAGGRVGLLAEQARLLRVRTVAVARQDAVPALKEALSAQYGAAEPLPEILAGPDAATDLAASACHTVLNGITGSIGLAPTLAALRAGRTLALANKESLIVGGPLVKALAKPGQIIPVDSEHAALFQALAAGTRADVRKLVVTASGGPFRGRTREQLAGVTVQDALAHPTWAMGPVITINSATLVNKGLEVIEAHLLYDIPFERIEVVVHPQSYVHSMVEFTDGSTLAQATPPDMRGPIAVGLGWPQRIPDAAPAFDWTKASTWEFFPLDTEAFPAVGLARHVGALGGTAPAVFNAANEECVGAFLAGRLPFTAIMDTVSAVVDEHGTPEPGTSLTVRDVLEAEAWARARAREMAAGAAVEAGA, from the coding sequence ATGAGCGACCGCCCAGCCCCCCTCGCCGATCCGCACGTCCTCTTCGACCCCGCGGCCGGCCGCCGGGACATCGTGATCCTCGGATCCACCGGCTCCATCGGCACCCAGGCCATCGACCTGGCCCTGCGCAACCCGGACCGGTTCCGCGTGAGCGCCCTCTCCGCCGCCGGCGGACGGGTGGGGCTGCTGGCCGAGCAGGCCCGGCTGCTGCGGGTGCGCACGGTGGCCGTCGCCCGCCAGGACGCCGTACCGGCCCTGAAAGAGGCGCTGAGCGCCCAGTACGGCGCGGCCGAGCCGCTGCCCGAGATCCTGGCCGGGCCCGACGCGGCCACCGACCTCGCGGCCTCCGCGTGCCACACCGTCCTCAACGGCATCACCGGGTCGATCGGGCTCGCGCCCACCCTCGCCGCGCTGCGGGCCGGACGGACCCTGGCCCTCGCCAACAAGGAGTCGCTGATCGTCGGCGGCCCCCTGGTCAAGGCCCTGGCGAAGCCCGGCCAGATCATCCCGGTCGACTCCGAGCACGCGGCGCTCTTCCAGGCCCTGGCCGCCGGCACCCGCGCCGACGTCCGCAAGCTCGTGGTCACCGCCTCCGGCGGCCCCTTCCGCGGACGCACCCGTGAGCAGCTCGCCGGGGTCACCGTCCAGGACGCGCTGGCCCACCCCACCTGGGCGATGGGACCGGTGATCACCATCAACTCGGCGACCCTGGTCAACAAGGGGCTGGAGGTCATCGAGGCGCACCTGCTCTACGACATCCCCTTCGAGCGCATCGAGGTCGTGGTCCATCCGCAGTCCTACGTCCACTCGATGGTGGAGTTCACGGACGGCTCCACGCTCGCCCAGGCGACCCCGCCCGACATGCGCGGCCCCATCGCCGTCGGCCTCGGCTGGCCCCAGCGGATCCCGGACGCGGCCCCCGCCTTCGACTGGACCAAGGCCTCCACCTGGGAGTTCTTCCCCCTGGACACCGAGGCCTTCCCCGCGGTGGGCCTGGCCCGGCACGTGGGCGCGCTCGGCGGCACCGCCCCGGCCGTCTTCAACGCGGCCAACGAGGAGTGCGTCGGGGCGTTCCTGGCCGGTCGGCTGCCGTTCACAGCAATCATGGATACCGTCTCTGCCGTGGTCGATGAGCACGGGACACCGGAACCGGGAACTTCCCTGACCGTCCGGGACGTCCTTGAGGCGGAGGCCTGGGCCAGGGCCCGGGCGCGGGAGATGGCGGCCGGTGCCGCCGTGGAGGCTGGCGCATGA
- a CDS encoding phosphatase PAP2 family protein, translating into MTWQVLVSGPLLAPDHAISRALVRTIPDSVTERLSDLGNVPVAVPVLALAMAYAALRGRRLAALAAGAAMLAVPALVVPLKEWTARPGPLEPWAAGYYPSGHTATAAVAYVGAALLVRPYVRRPWPVAVALVLTGATATGLVLRGWHWPLDVLASLLMCAPLLIGVDRVSRRSTRRSSG; encoded by the coding sequence GTGACCTGGCAGGTCCTGGTCTCGGGTCCGCTGCTCGCGCCGGACCACGCGATCAGCCGCGCGCTGGTGCGCACGATTCCCGACTCCGTCACCGAGCGCCTCTCCGACCTCGGCAACGTCCCGGTCGCCGTGCCGGTCCTCGCCCTGGCCATGGCGTACGCCGCCCTGCGCGGCCGGCGGCTCGCGGCGCTGGCGGCCGGAGCCGCGATGCTCGCGGTACCGGCGCTGGTCGTCCCGCTCAAGGAGTGGACCGCCCGTCCGGGCCCGCTGGAGCCCTGGGCGGCGGGCTACTACCCCTCGGGCCACACGGCCACCGCCGCCGTCGCGTACGTGGGCGCCGCCCTGCTCGTGCGGCCGTACGTCCGCCGCCCGTGGCCGGTGGCCGTCGCCCTGGTGCTCACGGGTGCGACGGCCACCGGTCTGGTGCTGCGGGGCTGGCACTGGCCGCTGGACGTGCTCGCCAGCCTGCTGATGTGCGCGCCCCTGCTGATCGGGGTGGACCGGGTCAGCCGCCGAAGTACGCGTCGAAGTTCCGGCTGA
- the gabT gene encoding 4-aminobutyrate--2-oxoglutarate transaminase, producing the protein MTAVPQERRIVTAIPGPKSQELQARRLATVAGGVGSVLPVFTARAGGGIIEDIDGNRMIDFGSGIAVTSVGASAEAVVRRASAQLADFTHTCFMVTPYEGYVEVCEALAELTPGDHAKKSALFNSGAEAVENAVKIARSYTKRQAVVVFDHGYHGRTNLTMALTSKNMPYKQGFGPFAPEVYRVPVAYGYRWPTGAENCGPEAAAQAIDQISKQIGAENVAAIIIEPVLGEGGFIEPAKGFLPALVEFANDNGIVFVADEIQSGFCRTGQWFACEDEGIVPDLITTAKGIAGGLPLAAVTGRAEIMDSVHGGGLGGTYGGNPVACAGALGSIETMKELDLNAAAKKIESVMKTRLAAMREKYDIIGDIRGRGAMIAIELVKDPVSKTPFPEAAGALAKACHAEGVLVLTCGTYGNVLRFLPPIVIGEDLLNEGLDVIEAAFAGI; encoded by the coding sequence ATGACCGCTGTCCCGCAGGAGCGCCGCATCGTCACCGCGATCCCCGGCCCCAAGTCGCAGGAGCTGCAGGCCCGCCGTCTCGCGACGGTCGCCGGCGGCGTGGGCTCCGTGCTGCCCGTGTTCACGGCGCGCGCGGGCGGCGGGATCATCGAGGACATCGACGGCAACCGCATGATCGACTTCGGTTCCGGCATCGCCGTGACCTCCGTCGGCGCCTCCGCCGAGGCCGTCGTGCGCCGCGCCTCCGCCCAGCTCGCCGACTTCACCCACACCTGTTTCATGGTCACGCCGTACGAGGGCTACGTCGAGGTCTGCGAGGCCCTCGCCGAGCTCACCCCGGGTGACCACGCCAAGAAGTCGGCCCTGTTCAACTCCGGCGCCGAGGCCGTCGAGAACGCCGTCAAGATCGCCCGTTCGTACACCAAGCGCCAGGCCGTCGTCGTCTTCGACCACGGCTACCACGGCCGTACGAACCTCACGATGGCGCTGACCTCGAAGAACATGCCGTACAAGCAGGGCTTCGGCCCGTTCGCCCCCGAGGTCTACCGCGTCCCGGTCGCCTACGGCTACCGCTGGCCGACCGGCGCCGAGAACTGCGGCCCCGAGGCCGCCGCCCAGGCGATCGACCAGATCAGCAAGCAGATCGGCGCCGAGAACGTCGCCGCGATCATCATCGAGCCGGTCCTGGGCGAGGGCGGCTTCATCGAGCCGGCCAAGGGCTTCCTGCCGGCGCTGGTGGAATTCGCCAACGACAACGGCATCGTCTTCGTCGCCGACGAGATCCAGTCCGGTTTCTGCCGCACCGGCCAGTGGTTCGCGTGCGAGGACGAGGGCATCGTCCCCGACCTGATCACCACCGCCAAGGGCATCGCGGGCGGCCTGCCGCTGGCCGCCGTGACCGGCCGCGCCGAGATCATGGACTCCGTCCACGGCGGCGGTCTGGGCGGGACCTACGGCGGCAACCCGGTGGCCTGCGCCGGTGCGCTCGGTTCCATCGAGACCATGAAGGAGCTCGACCTCAACGCCGCGGCGAAGAAGATCGAGTCCGTCATGAAGACCCGCCTCGCGGCCATGCGGGAGAAGTACGACATCATCGGCGACATCCGCGGCCGCGGCGCCATGATCGCCATCGAGCTCGTGAAGGACCCGGTCTCCAAGACCCCCTTCCCGGAGGCGGCCGGCGCGCTCGCGAAGGCCTGCCACGCCGAGGGCGTGCTGGTCCTCACCTGCGGCACCTACGGCAACGTGCTCCGCTTCCTCCCGCCGATCGTCATCGGCGAGGACCTGCTGAACGAGGGCCTGGACGTCATCGAGGCCGCGTTCGCGGGCATCTGA
- a CDS encoding PucR family transcriptional regulator translates to MPLTLASLVQHSALKLSVRAGEGRLDTPVRWAHVSELADPVPYMEGGELLLITAMKLDAGDREEMGRYVRRLAAAGVVGIGFAVGVNYDAVPQALVDAARAEDMPLLEVPRRTPFLAISKAVSAALAADQYRAVTAGFEAQRELTRAALSADGPAELLAKLAAHVHGWAALYDTSGAVVAAAPDWAARRAARLTPDVERLRERPAPASAVVGGSEDRVELQSLGTGRRARGALAVGTGAPLGTAERYAVHSAVALLTLTTERSRSLHDAESRLGAAVLRMLLAGEADHARAVAGDLYGALLEAPFRLVTAEPALPGTAQPQGLALLADAVESAAARTGEPLLVVPEPGRLVVLAADGGSAVQACTEYAEALESRRGRDATGPEPDELVVGLSAPAGPGGVAAALVQADQALAVARRRGRPLVEHEDMAAGSVLPLLADDAVRAFADGTLRALREHDATGRGDLVASLRAWLSRHGQWDAAAADLGVHRHTLRYRMKRVEEILGRSLDDPDVRMELWLALKATGTPA, encoded by the coding sequence ATGCCGCTCACCCTCGCCTCGCTCGTCCAGCACTCGGCGCTCAAGCTCAGCGTCCGGGCCGGAGAGGGCCGCCTCGACACCCCGGTGCGCTGGGCCCACGTCAGCGAGCTCGCCGACCCCGTCCCGTACATGGAGGGCGGGGAGCTGCTCCTGATCACCGCGATGAAGCTGGACGCCGGGGACCGGGAGGAGATGGGCCGCTACGTGCGCCGCCTCGCCGCGGCCGGAGTCGTCGGCATCGGCTTCGCGGTCGGCGTGAACTACGACGCCGTCCCGCAGGCCCTCGTCGACGCCGCGCGCGCCGAGGACATGCCGCTGTTGGAGGTCCCGCGCCGCACCCCGTTCCTCGCCATCAGCAAGGCCGTCTCCGCCGCGCTGGCCGCCGACCAGTACCGGGCCGTGACCGCCGGTTTCGAGGCGCAGCGGGAGCTGACGCGCGCCGCGCTCTCCGCCGACGGGCCCGCCGAGCTGCTGGCGAAGCTGGCCGCGCACGTCCACGGCTGGGCCGCGCTGTACGACACCTCGGGCGCGGTGGTCGCCGCCGCACCCGACTGGGCCGCCCGCCGCGCGGCCCGGCTCACCCCCGACGTGGAGCGGCTGCGCGAGCGCCCCGCCCCAGCCAGCGCCGTGGTCGGCGGCTCGGAGGACCGCGTCGAGCTCCAGTCCCTGGGCACCGGCCGGCGCGCCCGCGGCGCGCTCGCCGTGGGCACCGGGGCCCCGCTGGGCACGGCCGAGCGGTACGCCGTCCACTCCGCGGTGGCCCTGCTGACCCTCACCACCGAACGCTCCCGCTCGCTGCACGACGCCGAGTCCCGGCTGGGCGCGGCCGTGCTGCGGATGCTGCTCGCCGGGGAGGCCGACCACGCCCGGGCCGTGGCCGGCGACCTGTACGGGGCCCTGCTGGAGGCGCCGTTCCGGCTGGTCACGGCCGAACCGGCGCTGCCCGGTACCGCCCAGCCGCAGGGACTGGCCCTGCTGGCGGACGCGGTGGAGTCCGCGGCCGCCCGCACCGGGGAGCCGCTGCTGGTGGTGCCGGAACCCGGCCGGCTGGTGGTCCTCGCCGCCGACGGGGGCTCGGCCGTCCAGGCATGCACGGAGTACGCCGAGGCCCTGGAGTCCCGCCGCGGCCGGGACGCCACCGGGCCCGAACCGGACGAGCTGGTCGTCGGCCTGTCCGCGCCGGCCGGGCCCGGCGGCGTGGCGGCCGCCCTCGTCCAGGCCGACCAGGCGCTGGCCGTGGCCCGGCGGCGGGGCCGGCCGCTGGTGGAGCACGAGGACATGGCTGCCGGGTCGGTGCTGCCGCTGCTCGCGGACGACGCCGTACGGGCCTTCGCCGACGGCACGCTGCGGGCCCTGCGCGAGCACGACGCGACCGGCCGCGGCGACCTGGTGGCCTCGCTGCGGGCGTGGCTCTCACGCCACGGCCAGTGGGACGCGGCCGCCGCGGACCTCGGCGTGCACCGCCACACGCTGCGCTACCGGATGAAGCGGGTCGAGGAGATCCTCGGCCGCTCCCTCGACGACCCGGACGTCCGCATGGAGCTGTGGCTCGCCCTGAAGGCCACCGGCACCCCCGCGTAG
- a CDS encoding aldehyde dehydrogenase family protein, translated as MTSTHAFWLAGRQATGEDSFDVRSPWDGRPVAAVSVPTDAQVEEAVAAAHAVTAEFSATPAHVRAAALDHVSKRLAERTEEIAQLISAENGKPVKWARGEVGRAVSVFRFAAEEARRFNGGEAQRLDTDAGGVGRLALTRRFVKGPVLGIAPFNFPLNLCAHKVAPAIAVGAPIILKPAPATPLSALVLGELLAETDLPAGSWSVLPVANDKMPALVKDERLPVISFTGSDTVGYAIQQSVPHKHCTLELGGNAAAVVLADWSSEADLDWAATRIATFSNYQAGQSCISVQRVIADASVYDRLVGKVVDKVRAQVTGDPSDAATDVGPLVSEDAAKRVESWVEEAVAAGAELLTGGKRAGATVEPTVLAGVPAGVKLATEEVFGPVLTLKRVENTDEAFAAVNDSKFGLQTGVFTRDIQVAFRAHRELEVGGVIIGDAPSYRADQMPYGGVKQSGVGREGVRYAMDDYTYERVLVLTGLDI; from the coding sequence ATGACTTCCACCCACGCCTTCTGGCTCGCCGGCCGTCAGGCCACCGGCGAGGACAGCTTCGACGTCCGCTCCCCGTGGGACGGCCGCCCGGTCGCCGCCGTGAGCGTGCCGACCGACGCCCAGGTCGAAGAGGCGGTGGCCGCGGCGCACGCCGTGACCGCGGAATTCTCCGCGACGCCCGCCCACGTCCGTGCGGCCGCCCTGGACCACGTGTCCAAGCGGCTCGCCGAGCGCACCGAGGAGATCGCCCAGCTGATCTCCGCCGAGAACGGCAAGCCGGTCAAGTGGGCGCGCGGCGAGGTCGGCCGCGCCGTGTCCGTGTTCCGCTTCGCGGCCGAAGAGGCCCGCCGCTTCAACGGCGGAGAGGCCCAGCGCCTGGACACCGACGCCGGCGGCGTCGGCCGCCTCGCCCTGACCCGCCGCTTCGTCAAGGGTCCGGTCCTCGGCATCGCGCCGTTCAACTTCCCGCTGAACCTGTGCGCCCACAAGGTCGCCCCGGCCATCGCCGTCGGCGCGCCCATCATCCTCAAGCCCGCCCCGGCCACCCCGCTCTCCGCGCTCGTCCTCGGCGAGCTGCTGGCCGAGACCGACCTCCCGGCCGGCTCCTGGTCGGTCCTGCCGGTCGCCAACGACAAGATGCCGGCCCTGGTGAAGGACGAGCGCCTGCCCGTCATCTCCTTCACCGGCTCCGACACCGTCGGCTACGCCATCCAGCAGTCGGTGCCCCACAAGCACTGCACCCTGGAGCTCGGCGGCAACGCCGCGGCCGTGGTCCTCGCCGACTGGTCCTCCGAGGCCGACCTCGACTGGGCCGCGACCCGCATCGCGACCTTCTCCAACTACCAGGCCGGCCAGTCCTGCATCTCCGTGCAGCGCGTGATCGCCGACGCCTCCGTCTACGACCGCCTCGTCGGGAAGGTCGTCGACAAGGTCCGGGCGCAGGTCACCGGCGACCCGTCCGACGCGGCCACCGACGTCGGCCCGCTCGTCTCCGAGGACGCCGCCAAGCGCGTGGAGTCCTGGGTCGAGGAGGCCGTCGCCGCCGGCGCCGAGCTCCTCACCGGCGGCAAGCGCGCCGGCGCCACCGTCGAGCCGACCGTCCTCGCCGGGGTCCCGGCCGGCGTCAAGCTCGCCACCGAGGAGGTCTTCGGACCGGTCCTCACCCTGAAGCGGGTCGAGAACACCGACGAGGCCTTCGCCGCCGTCAACGACTCGAAGTTCGGCCTGCAGACCGGCGTCTTCACCCGCGACATCCAGGTCGCCTTCCGCGCCCACCGCGAGCTGGAGGTCGGCGGCGTGATCATCGGCGACGCGCCCTCCTACCGCGCCGACCAGATGCCGTACGGCGGCGTCAAGCAGTCCGGCGTGGGGCGCGAGGGCGTCCGCTACGCGATGGACGACTACACGTACGAGCGGGTGCTGGTCCTGACCGGCCTCGACATCTGA
- a CDS encoding ATP-binding protein translates to MAEPGVWRYGHAPRAAQEPEATPTRQLISGALIALLAGLLLWSLLWNGYLGGFWLWPLYMFTPDSWANTNAAVVSSYIWYAAVAVALLVGFGRLGRWPELGRRLLGGRPGQAARPALPVRIEPGADDDPVRWGSVRGGGLGDVADRLEREAGDGRMNDVDYARIRRAWDTVRVDPTRMRAFADAVRDKGAGACVHPSGARDLPVRAARHDLLARQVLLGTVEDGARNPYARRGTAFALDPDVLGTSMLAVGPSGSGKTARLVRPVVESLALQALAGQAAVVAVGAAGTQFGPDAAFDVVVRVGDPASVYDLDLYGGATDPDEAATLLAEAFVGDLPGIDVRRAATALAQLLGPFRAVHGRFPAVPELRELLDQVPDAFAALRRELSEAGQPAMLRELDARARQHGAHGDPGPALADRVALLDRPAFAGFFDTTGQGRPFSLRALEHPIRVRVDLPERGHADASRMLARLLLAQFNAAAAARTDRSLFAFLALDDASRTLTPETVRGVRRLRSAHAGVLLALRTLDDVPEALRTPLLGAVGCRTAFSGVTTWDGKRFAEAWGTEWVETRDVTHRTVFADQPLTRAIHAFRKLVTGKAVTTDAVTVRQVERERWSASDLAHAIPPGHAVLSLTSVRGERAAPLLVRLAD, encoded by the coding sequence GTGGCCGAGCCCGGTGTCTGGCGCTACGGCCACGCCCCGCGTGCGGCACAGGAGCCGGAAGCGACCCCGACACGGCAGCTGATCAGCGGGGCCCTGATCGCCCTGCTCGCCGGGCTCCTGCTGTGGTCCCTGCTGTGGAACGGCTATCTCGGCGGGTTCTGGCTCTGGCCCCTCTACATGTTCACTCCCGACTCCTGGGCCAACACCAACGCCGCCGTCGTGTCGTCCTACATCTGGTACGCCGCCGTCGCCGTCGCCCTGCTCGTCGGCTTCGGCCGCCTCGGCCGCTGGCCCGAGCTCGGGCGCAGGCTGCTGGGCGGCCGGCCCGGGCAGGCCGCGCGGCCCGCGCTCCCGGTCCGCATCGAGCCCGGCGCCGACGACGACCCCGTGCGGTGGGGGTCCGTGCGGGGGGGCGGGCTGGGGGACGTGGCCGACCGGTTGGAGCGGGAGGCGGGGGACGGGCGGATGAACGACGTGGACTACGCGCGCATCCGCCGGGCCTGGGACACCGTCCGCGTCGACCCCACCCGAATGCGGGCCTTCGCCGACGCCGTGCGGGACAAGGGCGCCGGGGCCTGCGTGCACCCCTCCGGGGCGCGGGACCTGCCCGTGCGCGCCGCCCGGCACGACCTGCTCGCCCGGCAGGTGCTGCTCGGCACCGTCGAGGACGGCGCGCGCAACCCGTACGCCCGCCGCGGCACCGCCTTCGCCCTCGACCCCGACGTCCTCGGCACCTCGATGCTGGCCGTCGGCCCCTCCGGCAGCGGCAAGACCGCACGGCTGGTGCGGCCCGTCGTCGAGTCGCTCGCCCTCCAGGCGCTCGCCGGCCAGGCCGCCGTCGTCGCCGTCGGCGCGGCCGGGACGCAGTTCGGGCCCGACGCGGCCTTCGACGTCGTCGTCCGCGTCGGCGACCCCGCCTCCGTCTACGACCTCGACCTCTACGGCGGCGCCACCGACCCCGACGAAGCCGCCACCCTCCTCGCCGAGGCCTTCGTGGGCGACCTCCCCGGCATCGACGTGCGCCGCGCCGCGACCGCCCTCGCCCAGCTCCTCGGCCCGTTCCGGGCCGTGCACGGCCGCTTCCCCGCCGTACCCGAACTCCGCGAACTCCTCGACCAGGTGCCGGACGCCTTCGCCGCGCTGCGCCGCGAGCTGTCCGAGGCCGGACAGCCCGCCATGCTCCGCGAGCTCGACGCACGGGCCCGCCAGCACGGCGCCCACGGCGACCCCGGCCCGGCCCTCGCCGACCGCGTCGCCCTGCTCGACCGGCCCGCCTTCGCCGGGTTCTTCGACACCACCGGCCAGGGCCGGCCCTTCTCGCTGCGCGCCCTGGAACACCCCATCCGGGTCCGCGTCGACCTCCCCGAGCGCGGCCACGCCGACGCCTCGCGGATGCTGGCCCGGCTGCTGCTCGCCCAGTTCAACGCGGCCGCCGCCGCCCGCACCGACCGCTCCCTCTTCGCCTTCCTCGCCCTCGACGACGCCTCGCGCACCCTCACCCCGGAGACCGTGCGGGGCGTCCGGCGGCTGCGCTCGGCGCACGCGGGGGTGCTGCTCGCGCTGCGCACGCTGGACGACGTACCGGAGGCGCTGCGGACGCCGCTGCTCGGCGCCGTCGGCTGCCGGACGGCCTTCTCCGGGGTCACCACCTGGGACGGCAAGCGCTTCGCCGAGGCCTGGGGCACCGAGTGGGTGGAGACGCGGGACGTCACGCACCGCACCGTCTTCGCCGACCAGCCCCTGACCCGGGCCATCCACGCCTTCCGCAAGCTCGTCACCGGCAAGGCCGTCACCACCGACGCCGTGACCGTGCGGCAGGTGGAGCGGGAGCGCTGGTCGGCCTCGGACCTGGCGCACGCCATACCGCCGGGGCACGCGGTGCTGTCGCTGACGTCCGTCCGAGGGGAGCGGGCGGCCCCGCTGCTGGTCCGCCTGGCGGACTGA
- a CDS encoding acyl-CoA dehydrogenase family protein — protein sequence MSAPQPVQPVQPGGTQPKVTEREARQVAEAAREQDWRKPSFARELFLGRFRLDLIHPHPLPADEDVRRGEAFLARLREFCERELAAGLPARIEREARIPDETVRGLKELGALGMKIDPRYGGLGLTQVYYNKALALVGSVSPAIGALLSAHQSIGVPQPLKMFGTQEQKDAYLPRCATTAVSAFLLTEPDVGSDPARLATTAVPDGDDGYVLDGVKLWTTNGVVADLLVVMARVPKSEGHRGGITAFVVEADSPGITVEHRNAFMGLRGLENGVTRFHRVAVPAAQRIGAEGAGLKIALTTLNTGRLSLPALCVGAGKWCLKIAREWSGVREQWGRPVARHEAVGAKVSFIAATTFALEAVVDLASQMADEDRNDIRIEAALAKLYGSEMAWLMADELVQIRGGRGFETAESLAARGERAVPAEQMLRDLRINRIFEGSTEIMHLLIAREAVDAHLSVAGDLIDPEKDLGDKARAGARAAGFYARWLPKLATGAGQVPGTYREFHPAGHPDLATHLRYVERTSRRLARSTFYAMSRWQGRMETKQGFLGRIVDIGAELFAMSAACVRAEHLRAAGAHGREAYQLADAFCRQSRLRADELFGRLWSNTDDLDRKVVEGVLTGTYTWLEEGVLDPSGDGPWIADAAPGPSEEENVHRPLR from the coding sequence ATGTCCGCACCACAGCCCGTACAGCCCGTACAGCCCGGCGGCACGCAGCCCAAGGTGACCGAGCGCGAGGCACGGCAGGTCGCCGAGGCGGCCCGCGAGCAGGACTGGCGCAAGCCCAGCTTCGCCCGGGAGCTCTTCCTCGGGCGCTTCCGGCTCGACCTGATCCACCCCCACCCCCTCCCCGCCGACGAGGACGTCCGGCGCGGCGAGGCCTTCCTGGCCCGGCTGCGGGAGTTCTGCGAGCGCGAGCTCGCCGCGGGCCTGCCCGCCCGCATCGAGCGCGAGGCGCGGATCCCCGACGAGACCGTGCGCGGCCTCAAGGAACTCGGCGCCCTCGGCATGAAGATCGACCCCCGGTACGGGGGACTGGGCCTCACCCAGGTCTACTACAACAAGGCCCTCGCCCTCGTCGGCTCCGTCAGCCCCGCCATCGGCGCGCTGCTCTCCGCGCACCAGTCGATCGGCGTGCCGCAGCCGCTGAAGATGTTCGGCACGCAGGAGCAGAAGGACGCCTACCTGCCGCGCTGCGCCACCACCGCCGTCAGCGCCTTCCTGCTCACCGAGCCCGACGTGGGATCCGACCCGGCCCGCCTGGCCACCACGGCCGTCCCGGACGGGGACGACGGCTACGTCCTCGACGGGGTGAAGCTGTGGACCACCAACGGGGTGGTCGCCGACCTCCTCGTCGTCATGGCGCGCGTCCCGAAGTCCGAGGGCCACCGCGGCGGCATCACCGCCTTCGTGGTGGAGGCCGACTCGCCGGGCATCACCGTCGAGCACCGCAACGCCTTCATGGGCCTGCGCGGACTGGAGAACGGCGTCACCCGCTTCCACCGGGTGGCGGTCCCCGCCGCCCAGCGCATCGGCGCCGAGGGCGCCGGCCTGAAGATCGCGCTGACCACCCTCAACACCGGCCGGCTGTCACTGCCCGCCCTCTGCGTCGGCGCCGGCAAGTGGTGCCTGAAGATCGCCCGTGAATGGTCCGGCGTGCGCGAGCAGTGGGGCCGCCCGGTCGCCCGGCACGAGGCCGTCGGAGCCAAGGTCTCCTTCATCGCCGCCACCACCTTCGCCCTGGAGGCCGTGGTCGACCTCGCCTCCCAGATGGCCGACGAGGACCGCAACGACATCCGCATCGAAGCGGCCCTCGCCAAGCTCTACGGCTCCGAGATGGCCTGGCTGATGGCCGACGAACTGGTCCAGATCCGCGGCGGACGCGGCTTCGAGACCGCCGAGTCCCTCGCCGCCCGCGGCGAGCGGGCCGTCCCCGCCGAACAGATGCTGCGCGACCTGCGGATCAACCGGATCTTCGAGGGCTCGACCGAGATCATGCACCTGCTCATCGCCCGGGAGGCGGTCGACGCCCACCTGTCGGTGGCCGGCGACCTCATCGACCCGGAGAAGGACCTCGGAGACAAGGCCAGGGCCGGGGCCAGGGCGGCCGGCTTCTACGCCCGCTGGCTGCCGAAGCTGGCCACCGGGGCCGGCCAGGTGCCGGGCACGTACCGGGAGTTCCACCCCGCCGGCCACCCCGACCTCGCCACCCACCTGCGCTACGTCGAGCGGACCTCCCGCAGACTCGCCCGGTCGACCTTCTACGCCATGTCCCGCTGGCAGGGCCGCATGGAGACCAAGCAGGGCTTCCTCGGCCGGATCGTGGACATCGGCGCCGAACTCTTCGCGATGAGCGCGGCCTGCGTCCGCGCCGAGCACCTGCGCGCCGCCGGCGCGCACGGCCGCGAGGCGTACCAGCTGGCCGACGCCTTCTGCCGGCAGTCCCGGCTGCGCGCGGACGAGCTCTTCGGCCGGCTCTGGTCCAACACCGACGACCTCGACCGCAAGGTCGTCGAGGGCGTGCTCACCGGCACCTACACCTGGCTGGAGGAGGGCGTCCTGGACCCCTCCGGCGACGGCCCCTGGATCGCCGACGCCGCCCCGGGCCCCTCCGAGGAGGAAAACGTGCACCGCCCGCTCCGCTGA